CGGCACCGCCTCCTCCGACACCTTCGAGACGGGCACCCGCGCCGCGGCGTGGGGCGGCACCACGACCGTCGTCGACTTCGCCGTCCAGTCCCGCGGCCGGTCGCTGCGCGAGGGGCTCGACACCTGGCACGCCAAGTCCCAGGGCACCTGCGCGATCGACTACGCCTTCCACATGATCGTGTCGGACGTCAACGAGCACACGCTCAAGGAGATGGACGGACTCGTCGAAGAGGGCGTGACCTCGTTCAAACTGTTCATGGCCTACCCGGGGGTCTTCTACTCGGACGACGGCCAGATCCTGCGCGCCATGCAGCGGGCCTCCGGCAACGGCGGCCTGATCATGATGCACGCGGAGAACGGCATCGCGATCGACGTGCTCATCGAGCAGGCACTCGCCCGCGGGGAGTCCGACCCCCGCCACCACGGCGAGGTCCGCAAGGCGCTGCTGGAGGCCGAGGCCACGCACCGCGCCATCCAGCTCGCCCGCGTCGCCGGCAGCCCCCTGTACGTGGTGCACGTCTCCGCCGAGGAAGCCGTCGCCGAGCTGGCCCGGGCCCGGGGGATGGACCTGCCCGTCTTCGGCGAGACCTGCCCGCAGTACCTCTTCCTGTCCACCGACAACCTCGCCGAGCCGGGCTTCGAGGGCGCCAAGTACGTCTGCTCGACACCGCTGCGGCCCCGCGAGCACCAGGCCGCGCTCTGGCGCGGACTGCGCACCGACGACCTCCAGGTCGTCTCCACCGACCACTGCCCCTTCTGCTTCTCCGGCCAGAAGGAGCTGGGCCGCGGCGACTTCTCCAAGATCCCCAACGGGCTGCCCGGCGTGGAGAACCGCATGGACCTCCTCCACCAGGCCGTCGTCGACGGGCACCTCTCCCGCCGCCGCTGGATCGAGATCGCCTGCGCCGCCCCCGCCCGGATGTTCGGCCTCTACCCGCGGAAGGGCACGATCGCGCCCGGTGCCGACGCCGACATCGTCATCTACGACCCGAACGCGCGGCAGACGCTCTCCGCCGAGACCCACCACATGAACGTCGACTACTCGGCGTACGAGGGGAAGACCGTCACCGGCCGGGTCGGGACGGTCCTCTCCCGCGGTGAACTCGTCATCGAGCGGCGCGAGTTCGTCGGACGTGCCGGCCACGGCCGCTTCACCCCCCGTGCCACCTGCCAGTACCTGAACTAGGAGACACCCGCGTGGACTTCGGACTCGTCCTGCAGA
The window above is part of the Streptomyces syringium genome. Proteins encoded here:
- the hydA gene encoding dihydropyrimidinase — translated: MTRTVIRGGLVITAAEEGRMDVLVEDGKVAALATPDSALAEGWTADRTIDATGMYVIPGGVDAHTHFDLPFGGTASSDTFETGTRAAAWGGTTTVVDFAVQSRGRSLREGLDTWHAKSQGTCAIDYAFHMIVSDVNEHTLKEMDGLVEEGVTSFKLFMAYPGVFYSDDGQILRAMQRASGNGGLIMMHAENGIAIDVLIEQALARGESDPRHHGEVRKALLEAEATHRAIQLARVAGSPLYVVHVSAEEAVAELARARGMDLPVFGETCPQYLFLSTDNLAEPGFEGAKYVCSTPLRPREHQAALWRGLRTDDLQVVSTDHCPFCFSGQKELGRGDFSKIPNGLPGVENRMDLLHQAVVDGHLSRRRWIEIACAAPARMFGLYPRKGTIAPGADADIVIYDPNARQTLSAETHHMNVDYSAYEGKTVTGRVGTVLSRGELVIERREFVGRAGHGRFTPRATCQYLN